gaGCTTCCCGTACAGTTGCTGCACCGGCACCAGGAactgggcgccgcgccgtcggtgcGCGTGTGTCCTCGATACCATGTTTTGGTCGGATCAAGCGTACGCAAGAATTCGGATCAGTACGCGTTCTCAATCAGTCAACTCATCTACTCTACTGTTCCAAGTCTTTCGTATGGTGCATGACCATGTCCATCAGTTATCTCGTCCTCAACAGAATCCTCCGCTTCTTATGAGACTGTCCTTCATCTTCCTTGTATCCTGCATCTTGACACAGGGCCATCCGTCTCTTTACTGATCCGGTCTTCAGTGTAATTCGAACTCGTGGACGTGCTGTGGCTGTGGAGGGTGAGAGAACAGACTGTGGACGGCTGGTGACCGAACAAGGTGCACCGCCGGACGTTGGCCTGACTCTCAGCTTGATGCGTGGCCGCTTGAGTTCGTCATGAAGGGCGcacaccggcggcgcctctgGAGCGAGTCCATTGAGTTCCTCATCCGCAATTGCGGATGCGATAACTGGCGTGGATGGCGATAAGCCACTGTGAAGCGTCTTGGGACTGCTTGGCAACGGAGTGCCGCaatcgccatcgtcatcagtCATGGTCGCATCCATTGCATCGAGCACGAACAGTGCATCTGACGCGTATGACGCGAAGTCGGTGGCCGATTCCATCGGTGGAGTGCGAGGActctcgcccgtcgccggtgacgatggcctcgaacTATCCCCGAGGTCGGGCCAAGCAGTCTCAGACCCACAGTCGGTGGCTCCGAGGCTGATGCTGTCGCATCGCCGGTGCAAATGTTCTTCACCAGGTATAAAGGAATCGATCGTCTGCAGTGGTGTTGGGCACTCGTTAGGGGATGTGGTGCGTTCCACGAGCTGTGTCGACATGTTTGGCGCGTCCGCTGCAGCATCTGGGCATTGCATCAACACTGACGGTGCTAGACAGTTAGATGTTGTGTTGCGCGAGTGCttcggcgatgatgtcgctCCCGAAGGAGGTGTGCTCGGAAGAGAGCTTAAGTCGATCATGGTCTGATCCCATGACTCAACGTCGGAGCCGACCGCTTTGCTAACAGAACCCGTTGCTGGATCGAGAAGTGCCTCCGATTCAGGCACCGTGGAAGGTCTCGTCTTCGTAACCAAGTTAAGCTTTGGGATGTTGTAATGATGCACATCGTGCAGATGGCTATACCCTGACTCTGGTCCGTCAGCCACGAAGTCACAGGCCCGGCATGTCCATTTCCATCCGTGACACAATTCGACGTGTTTTCGAGCATCGGCGTCACGTTCCCAGTACTGCAGTCTGACGCTAGGGCGCGCGTCTTCCGCCTGCATGCAAAGAGGACAGAATGCCGGTCGAATCAGCGTATGCTGGTATGTTATTGCGCCGCAGCGTTTTTTGACTGTTGACAGATGATGACGGCAATGTTCTTGCCATTCATCGGCTCGGAAGAACTCCATGCAGAAGTAGCAGAATTCCACCTCGGATTGGAGGACACCGAGGAGCTTGGCCGTCGCGGATTTCCGACACCGATGAACGTGATTACATCTGTCTCGCTTCTTGATGCTACCAACTCCACCGTCAGCGAACATCCTTGAGCAAAATGGTATGCACACTCACCTAGCCAATGCCTTGTGGCAGAATCGACAGGTCCCTTTTTCGGGCTCTTCTCCTGGGCGGTAATATACACTCCAGTCGTTCTCCAGCAAAAACAGAGCATCTCGCATGTAGCGCAGCTGTTCAtcgcagctcaaggccgaggtgccATCCATCGCCCGCGCAAGACGGCTTTTCTCCGGGATAAGGTCATCAAGCGAATCGTAATCATCGTCCACATCTGACGGAACTCCGTGCAGGAGCCTTTCGTGCTGCTTTGCTTCCATTGCCTCTACCCTGTGTCGTTTGAGAGCACTTCTTCTGTGCCGTTTGATGGTGTTCTGTCGGGCAGTCATTGCTTTGGCCCTGGCCTCCTCATCGACCGCATTCTGGAT
Above is a genomic segment from Purpureocillium takamizusanense chromosome 2, complete sequence containing:
- a CDS encoding uncharacterized protein (EggNog:ENOG503P2C0): MSMMSAKRQCPEQIASRARGNGYESGKHEERDRQIGVTKYSPKILAEQDAVLHIYAVWNWNRTDPRDSFDECRKRVLCVGSNAPDIFELKDFWRFYKDQSTGNLGKHASVVSLLARAKQFNAGYKRVTGTGIENETVAEINHWLRRVLPLEEGSGVKNITKPKYNYKPADLERNLKALWQCKGHDFVHPRTLFQFHFLLLLFCHSGARISALLKPGVKYKDIQLVLRRTPKGDPELFFKVDQRHVKNNPDPENTKFGVTGREHHLLRYNAVFFLLQLAFVDGALDCELFLKIMRGKGDGPIPWHDAWQDVPVCRAVDRQGVLHPTKAMGEGAFMGIFKRLLGSEYSYDTVSMHAIRRELGKQLDERYTETERSQHILHKDNKIFGTSYVAFVSSCDGFAAFMRESPDHSVIDYFQGLGQFWQPNLPTSLPASLERKVLEHPEIAACDRQIQNAVDEEARAKAMTARQNTIKRHRRSALKRHRVEAMEAKQHERLLHGVPSDVDDDYDSLDDLIPEKSRLARAMDGTSALSCDEQLRYMRDALFLLENDWSVYYRPGEEPEKGTCRFCHKALASIKKRDRCNHVHRCRKSATAKLLGVLQSEVEFCYFCMEFFRADEWQEHCRHHLSTVKKRCGAITYQHTLIRPAFCPLCMQAEDARPSVRLQYWERDADARKHVELCHGWKWTCRACDFVADGPESGYSHLHDVHHYNIPKLNLVTKTRPSTVPESEALLDPATGSVSKAVGSDVESWDQTMIDLSSLPSTPPSGATSSPKHSRNTTSNCLAPSVLMQCPDAAADAPNMSTQLVERTTSPNECPTPLQTIDSFIPGEEHLHRRCDSISLGATDCGSETAWPDLGDSSRPSSPATGESPRTPPMESATDFASYASDALFVLDAMDATMTDDDGDCGTPLPSSPKTLHSGLSPSTPVIASAIADEELNGLAPEAPPVCALHDELKRPRIKLRVRPTSGGAPCSVTSRPQSVLSPSTATARPRVRITLKTGSVKRRMALCQDAGYKEDEGQSHKKRRILLRTR